The proteins below are encoded in one region of Malaclemys terrapin pileata isolate rMalTer1 chromosome 20, rMalTer1.hap1, whole genome shotgun sequence:
- the TMEM160 gene encoding transmembrane protein 160 — MGWWLRAVGRFLRGAAGRRPPRGPRRSSSRASASPPPPPPPSELDKADAWLLRKAHETGFLSWFRNGLLATGVGVISYVQSDMGREAAYGFFILGGICVSYGSASYLVSLFLLRRTMMLAFSTALLNGTAVTTVALFWLCAISLYIGRLEVEIIQEDSSDECQDTKKDDGKSDE; from the exons ATGGGCTGGTGGCTGCGGGCTGTGGGGCGCTTCCTGCGCGGGGCGGCCGGGCGCAGGCCCCCCCGAGGGCCCCGGCGCAGCTCGAGCCGGgcctctgcctcccccccgccgccgccgccgccctcgGAGCTGGACAAGGCGGACGCCTGGCTGCTCCGCAAGGCGCATGAGACGG GTTTCCTGTCCTGGTTTCGCAATGGCTTGCTGGCAACTGGCGTCGGAGTAATTTCTTATGTTCAGAGCGACATGGGACGAGAGGCAGCTTATG GTTTCTTCATTCTCGGCGGGATTTGCGTGTCTTACGGCAGCGCCTCCTACCTTGTCAGCCTCTTCCTCCTCCGCCGCACCATGATGCTTGCTTTCTCCACGGCCCTGCTGAACGGCACGGCGGTCACAACGGTGGCGCTGTTCTGGCTGTGTGCCATCTCCCTCTACATCGGTCGCCTTGAGGTTGAGATCATACAGGAGGACAGTAGTGATGAATGCCAGGACACAAAAAAGGATGATGGGAAGTCGGACGAGTAA